The following proteins are co-located in the Manihot esculenta cultivar AM560-2 chromosome 9, M.esculenta_v8, whole genome shotgun sequence genome:
- the LOC110611402 gene encoding DNA-binding protein S1FA — protein sequence MDVEDGFEFADHSPPSFQNVGNVVKDIEAKGFNPGLIVLLLVGGLVLTFLIGNYALYVYAQKTLPPKKKKPISKKKMKRERLKHGVSAPGE from the exons ATGGACGTGGAGGACGGTTTCGAGTTCGCCGATCACTCTCCTCCGTCATTTCAGAACGTG GGGAATGTGGTCAAGGATATTGAGGCTAAAGGATTCAACCCAGGATTGATAGTGCTGCTGCTTGTTGGCGGGCTAGTTCTAACATTCCTAATTGGAAATTATGCACTCTACGTGTATGCGCAGAAGACACTTCCTCCCAAAAAGAAGAAGCCAATCTccaagaagaaaatgaagagaGAGAGACTGAAGCATGGCGTCTCTGCACCCGGAGAGTGA